The segment ACGCTCATTCTTTTCATTTGCATCGGCAAGGGCTACTGCACGTGCGCCAGAAATATGTTGCAGCGTTAACTTAGAGACAAGTTCTCCATCTCTTGCTTCAATCGCATCCAAAATAGCGTTGTGCTCGCGCTTTGATACATCTGATCTGCCTGGCAAACGCAACGTGGTTTCCATCGACATCTTCATTACATCTTGCAAGACGTTGAGAGTTTGGTTGATAAATCTATTTTCGGCGATTCCGACGATTGTTAGGTGAAACTTCGCATCTAACGCCTGCAATTGGTTGTAATCAATTGGCGTCGTTGAAGTAACTGTCTCGATCTGATTTAAAGTTGCACGAAGTAAGCGGATATCTTCCTTGGTTGCCTTTGCCGCTGCCCACTTTGATGCCGGAACTTCCAGAACTTCACGAGCATCAAAGAGCTCATTTAAGCCGTGGGTGGTGGCCATCATCGAAGCGCGCAGTTCTTGCGCAACTATCGGTTCTTGAACAAAAGTGCCTTGTCCATGCTTTATTTGCACTAAGCCTTGGGCCTGCAGAATATGTAGAGCTTCGCGCAGAGAAGGACGACTAACCGCCAACAATTCCGCGAGAGTTCGCTCTGATGGCAGGCGGTCGTTTGGCTTTAGATTCTGAATTTCAATTAGTTCAACTAATTGTGTAGCAATGCGCGCTGCACGTTGTGGAGCAAGCGGGGTTACAGCGCTCATCATTTAACCCTTTACCGCTCCTGCTGTAAGACCGGCGATAAACGAGCGTTGCATCATGAGGTACATGATAACCATTGGAAGTGATGC is part of the Candidatus Planktophila lacus genome and harbors:
- a CDS encoding FadR/GntR family transcriptional regulator, whose amino-acid sequence is MSAVTPLAPQRAARIATQLVELIEIQNLKPNDRLPSERTLAELLAVSRPSLREALHILQAQGLVQIKHGQGTFVQEPIVAQELRASMMATTHGLNELFDAREVLEVPASKWAAAKATKEDIRLLRATLNQIETVTSTTPIDYNQLQALDAKFHLTIVGIAENRFINQTLNVLQDVMKMSMETTLRLPGRSDVSKREHNAILDAIEARDGELVSKLTLQHISGARAVALADANEKNER